The following proteins come from a genomic window of Fibrobacter sp.:
- the mobC gene encoding plasmid mobilization relaxosome protein MobC: protein MRKKYNTPHRSRVVKTRLSEDEYADFTARLAPYGISQSEFLRQAIRRATIRPVVHVSSVNDELLSAVGKLTAEYGRIGGNLNQIARYLNEYGVPYNTLSGEVRAAISDLAVLKYEVLKKVGDAVGNTQAYQL, encoded by the coding sequence ATGCGAAAGAAATACAACACGCCCCACCGCAGCCGCGTTGTGAAAACCCGGCTGTCCGAAGATGAGTATGCCGACTTCACAGCGCGGCTTGCGCCCTATGGTATCAGCCAGTCCGAATTTCTCCGGCAGGCGATACGGCGGGCGACCATACGCCCGGTTGTCCATGTGTCGTCGGTCAATGACGAGTTGCTTTCCGCTGTCGGGAAGCTGACAGCCGAGTACGGCAGGATCGGCGGCAACCTCAATCAGATTGCCCGGTATCTGAACGAATACGGCGTACCCTACAACACCCTTTCCGGCGAGGTACGCGCCGCCATATCCGACCTTGCCGTCCTCAAGTATGAAGTCCTCAAGAAAGTAGGTGACGCGGTTGGCAACACTCAAGCATATCAACTCTAA
- a CDS encoding helix-turn-helix domain-containing protein has product MSRLLPYETILKAREGDPEAVNAVLLHYAGYIRYFSKVNGQVNAEVEDYVKQRLIDCQFKFRLDEPPDKS; this is encoded by the coding sequence ATGAGTAGACTTCTCCCCTATGAAACAATCCTCAAAGCCCGTGAGGGCGACCCAGAAGCCGTGAACGCTGTCCTGCTCCACTACGCCGGATATATCCGCTATTTCTCAAAAGTGAACGGGCAGGTCAACGCCGAGGTGGAGGACTATGTAAAGCAGCGGTTAATTGACTGTCAATTCAAGTTCCGGCTTGACGAACCACCGGACAAGTCATAA